Proteins encoded in a region of the Magallana gigas chromosome 8, xbMagGiga1.1, whole genome shotgun sequence genome:
- the LOC105346417 gene encoding receptor for retinol uptake stra6, with translation MDFILELLEVPVDTNFTYTLILEECPKIFPHQEFRLFLLVPAVISTLILAFSTQRTKQKLQMLNGRPGLIFPMDVLKRSHRFSYAAAFGTLARLCAGIVFDAQYAFDYNGPTYLKVLLALVSMLIYGLGYFPLFAGITTEAPVGYFIATLFSWVFTAEFIGNYFCKQPMGVISYVVLVIGMLPETLCFLYLSISLPVRFVASIAKPKKKFKLAVDFESSKDLYESIRNSYQGIHVRKLFKRPPPPPLPPKGIMQKLQSSLKSLLEKIFYKRTKGFRYSARMISVMAIGFILLYEVTFLLFVQLFELFDFAEIGMEHILNSIGRIEEIGEDPAVTSLREILIVLYDLVIAFRGCFLTSLMVAFTINVVFLLHYMTSYRSNLLSLYKGKNNHLTPKNKKSNASLIVGSMRYAGYQVGYIGWGFFIQFFMLLIVTVAIALIVILWDFLKYFILDQAMRLWPVLLTSLVLNITQLILSKFLFLQKRGEILAMDNRRLLFIFTYFMFFYNIFIGIFSCLMRILKSIILGALFLPRLDHSTLPRKFQKMDPGFDAYCGFMHIESTHTNPVAMVFISILQAESLTSLKKNSKKHSNINLQDEKQEMLDRKRRKAKWKWLLAYTLVNNPEISLQRRLVLAEERNENIKEIFFSRSSLCTEEKSSKIELDQIIIRDEKI, from the exons ATGGACTTTATTCTAGAGCTGTTAGAGGTCCCAGTGGACACAAACTTTACCTACACATTGATTTT gGAAGAATGTCCGAAGATTTTTCCTCATCAGGAGTTTCGTCTTTTCTTACTCGTCCCAGCA GTTATATCAACCTTGATTTTGGCATTTTCCACACAACGAACCAAACAAAAGTTACAAATGTTAAATGGACGACCTGGACTTATATT cccAATGGATGTTTTAAAAAGATCCCATCGATTTTCCTACGCGGCTGCATTTGGTACACTAGCCCGTCTTTGTGCTGGCATTGTGTTCGATGCACAATATGCTTTTGATTACAACGGACCAACATACTTAAaag TGTTATTAGCCCTGGTCTCCATGTTGATATACGGCTTGGGTTACTTCCCCTTGTTTGCGGGAATAACCACTGAAGCCCCCGTTGGATACTTTATAGCCACCCTGTTTTCCTGGGTTTTCACGGCAGAATTTATTGGCAATTATTTCTGTAAACAACCAATGGGGgta ATCTCTTACGTGGTGCTTGTTATTGGAATGCTTCCAGAAACATTATGTTTTCTCTATCTAAGCATTAGTCTCCCCGTCAGATTTGTTGCCTCTATTGCAAAgcccaaaaagaaattcaaattagCGGTGGATTTTGAGAGCAGCAAAGATCTTTATGAATCCATTCGAAATTCTTATCAAGGGATTCACGTCAGAAAGTTGTTTAAAAGACCACCACCCCCTCCCTT ACCTCCAAAGGGAATAATGCAAAAGCTTCAATCTTCTTTAAAATCTTTGctggaaaagattttttacaagCGTACAAAAG GTTTCCGGTATTCAGCCAGGATGATAAGTGTAATGGCCATTGGATTTATTTTGCTGTATGAG GTTACGTTTTTGCTGTTCGTTCAGTTATTTGAGTTATTTGACTTTGCGGAAATTGGCATGGAACACATTCTTAATAGTATTGGAAGAATCGAAGAGATAGGAGAAGATCCTGCTGTCACAAGCCTTAGAGAGATCCTAATCGTGTTATATGACCTCGTAATAGCATTTAGAG gtTGTTTCCTGACTTCTCTGATGGTAGCATTTACCATTAACGTTGTTTTTCTGCTTCACTATATGACGTCATACAG GAGCAAtttgctttcattgtacaaagGTAAAAACAACCATCTCACACCGAAAAATAAAAAGTCCAACGCCAGCCTGATT GTTGGAAGCATGAGATACGCTGGGTATCAGGTTGGATACATTGGATGGG gCTTCTTCATCCAGTTTTTCATGCTGCTAATTGTTACCGTTGCCATAGCACTGATAGTGATATTATGggattttctgaaatatttcattttagatcAAGCTATGAGGTTATG GCCTGTTTTATTAACTTCTTTGGTGTTAAACATCACCCAGCTGATACTGTCGAAGTTTCTTTTCCTTCAGAAACGTGGCGAGATATTAGCTATGGATAATAG GCGCCTCCTCTTCATCTTCACATACTTTATGTTCTTCTACAACATCTTCATTGGAATCTTTTCTTGTTTAAtgcgaattttaaaatccattATCTTGGGAGCTTTATTCCTTCCTCGACTGGACCACAGCACCCTTCCTAGAAAATTCCAAAAGATGGACCCTG GTTTTGATGCCTATTGTGGATTCATGCATATAGAAAGTACTCATACCAACCCCGTTGCGATGGTTTTCATCAGTATTTTACAAGCGGAATCACTTACTTCATTGAAGAAGAACagtaaaaaacattcaaatatcaATCTCCAGG ATGAAAAACAAGAAATGTTGGACCGGAAGAGAAGGAAAGCAAAGTGGAAGTGGTTACTCGCGTACACTCTCGTGAATAACCCAGAAATCTCCTTACAACGAAGACTGGTCTTGGCAGAGGAACGAAACGAGAAtataaaggaaatttttttctCCAGATCCTCATTGTGCACAGAAGAAAAATCATCGAAAATTGAATTGGACCAAATCATTATACGGGATGAGAAAATATAG